A genomic window from Halorubrum trapanicum includes:
- a CDS encoding thiamine pyrophosphate-binding protein, which produces MDADEPSPAADRDAEPPTVAEAVVDAMLDRGVDTVFGIPGKQTLPLNRALADRDARFVVARHETAVPHQAWGYAETSAPGAMAATCVVPGPGDTNAMNGLKNALNDCVPLLHLAVETERSVRGGDGIHETPPETYDTVVKENVLVDSPAGAVPAVAEAIRTAREHPQGPVRVGIPKDVLAGRTPQPAVGDRGPSPPPAPPAEAVAEAADLLTDATAPVVLAGGGVRRSGASDALRAVAESFDVPVATTYKGKGTLPESHPLSAGVLCGGASAELRDLLAGADVGLVVGSDLDAVATASWSVSMPDTLVHVTLDGDDVGFGYETDLGVVADADRFLRALDEEFADERTPPRDRDGAERAEAVRAADRGRFAALSEGRGPDDPLRSVEVLSAVRDAVPDEAVVTADAGGFRLWTLVSFPASGPRSYVNPGSWATMGTGVPSAIGAKLANPDRDVVALTGDGGLMMCVHELHTLASEGIDVTVVALNNDDYAIISEEASRSYEFSEGAYGWAETGLDLVAVASGMGLPAERVRERDAVGDAVERARTRDGPALVEVVTDPNEPQASEWMTGARPGE; this is translated from the coding sequence ATGGACGCCGACGAGCCTTCGCCCGCCGCCGACAGGGACGCCGAGCCCCCGACCGTCGCGGAGGCGGTCGTCGACGCCATGCTCGACCGCGGCGTCGACACCGTCTTCGGCATCCCCGGAAAGCAGACCCTCCCGCTGAACCGGGCGCTCGCCGACCGCGACGCGCGGTTCGTCGTCGCCCGCCACGAGACCGCCGTCCCCCATCAGGCGTGGGGGTACGCCGAGACGAGCGCGCCGGGCGCGATGGCCGCCACCTGCGTCGTCCCCGGCCCGGGCGACACGAACGCGATGAACGGGCTGAAGAACGCCCTGAACGACTGCGTCCCTCTCCTCCACCTCGCCGTCGAGACGGAGCGCTCAGTGCGCGGCGGCGACGGCATCCACGAGACGCCCCCGGAGACGTACGACACGGTCGTCAAGGAGAACGTCCTCGTGGACTCGCCCGCGGGCGCGGTCCCCGCGGTCGCCGAGGCGATCCGGACCGCCCGCGAACACCCGCAGGGCCCGGTCCGCGTCGGGATCCCGAAGGACGTCCTCGCGGGCCGCACGCCCCAGCCGGCGGTGGGCGACCGCGGCCCCTCGCCACCGCCGGCTCCGCCCGCGGAGGCGGTCGCAGAGGCCGCCGACCTCTTGACCGACGCGACGGCGCCCGTCGTCCTCGCCGGCGGCGGCGTCAGGCGGTCGGGCGCGAGCGACGCGCTCCGGGCGGTCGCCGAGTCGTTCGACGTGCCCGTCGCGACGACGTACAAGGGGAAGGGGACGCTCCCGGAGTCGCACCCGCTGTCGGCCGGCGTCCTCTGTGGCGGCGCGAGCGCGGAGCTCCGCGACCTCCTCGCGGGCGCCGACGTCGGCCTCGTCGTCGGCTCCGATCTCGACGCGGTCGCGACCGCCTCGTGGTCCGTCTCGATGCCCGATACGCTGGTCCACGTCACGCTCGACGGCGACGACGTGGGGTTCGGCTACGAGACCGACCTCGGCGTCGTCGCCGACGCCGACCGCTTCCTCCGCGCGCTCGACGAGGAATTCGCCGACGAGCGCACGCCGCCTCGCGACCGCGACGGCGCCGAGCGCGCCGAGGCGGTCCGCGCGGCCGACCGCGGCCGGTTCGCGGCGCTCTCCGAGGGCCGCGGTCCCGACGACCCGCTCCGCTCGGTCGAAGTCCTCTCGGCGGTGCGCGACGCGGTCCCCGACGAGGCGGTCGTGACCGCCGACGCGGGCGGGTTCCGGCTGTGGACGCTCGTCTCGTTCCCCGCGTCCGGGCCGCGCTCGTACGTCAACCCGGGCTCGTGGGCGACGATGGGCACCGGCGTCCCGTCCGCGATCGGCGCCAAGCTGGCGAACCCGGACCGCGACGTGGTAGCGCTCACCGGCGACGGGGGGCTGATGATGTGCGTTCACGAACTTCACACGCTTGCGAGCGAGGGGATAGACGTCACCGTCGTCGCGCTCAACAACGACGACTACGCGATCATCAGCGAGGAGGCGTCGCGATCGTACGAGTTCTCCGAGGGCGCCTACGGCTGGGCGGAGACCGGGCTCGACCTCGTCGCGGTCGCGTCGGGCATGGGCCTGCCGGCCGAGCGCGTCCGCGAGCGCGACGCCGTCGGCGACGCCGTCGAGCGCGCTCGGACTCGGGACGGGCCCGCGCTCGTCGAGGTCGTCACCGACCCGAACGAGCCGCAGGCGAGCGAGTGGATGACCGGGGCGCGACCGGGCGAGTAG
- a CDS encoding Gfo/Idh/MocA family protein, with product MTHPNDVAVGIVGLGGIGSHHATKLVERGANLVGGMDIDADARARFHEEFDLPAYEEEAALYEACDAVLITTPNRFHEEYATTALEAGLDVLLEKPLAHTLESAERIAEAARAAEGFCMVGFNNRFAEPVRVIKHYQDEGRFGETTHVEANYVRRRGVPGRGSWFTSADVAGGGSLIDIGVHAIDLALYFLDHPEVVEVSGETRSEFGGRDDYAYVHMWGDDNGPEGFDVDDSASAFIRGADGSTVSLEVAWATNRPATDEFVVRGTEAGATFDRGSDDLTIHEAGVGGGHHLTDATVETREGDAHAAEQATFLEAVAAGEAPAINTVEEGLRVQRVIDAIYRSSETGAAVRLD from the coding sequence ATGACGCATCCGAACGACGTCGCCGTCGGGATCGTCGGCCTCGGCGGTATCGGGTCCCACCACGCGACGAAGCTGGTCGAACGCGGCGCGAACCTCGTCGGCGGGATGGACATCGACGCGGACGCCCGCGCGCGGTTCCACGAGGAGTTCGACCTCCCCGCCTACGAGGAGGAAGCGGCCCTCTACGAGGCGTGCGATGCCGTGCTTATTACCACGCCGAACCGCTTCCACGAGGAGTACGCGACCACGGCGCTGGAAGCGGGCCTCGACGTGCTCTTGGAGAAGCCGCTGGCGCACACGCTCGAGAGCGCCGAGCGCATCGCCGAGGCCGCCCGCGCCGCCGAGGGGTTCTGTATGGTCGGGTTCAACAACCGGTTCGCGGAGCCCGTTCGGGTGATCAAACACTACCAAGACGAGGGGCGGTTCGGCGAGACGACCCACGTCGAGGCGAACTACGTGCGCCGGCGCGGGGTTCCCGGCCGCGGCTCGTGGTTCACGTCGGCGGACGTCGCCGGCGGCGGCTCGCTCATCGACATCGGCGTCCACGCGATCGACCTAGCCCTCTACTTCCTCGACCATCCCGAGGTCGTCGAGGTCTCCGGCGAGACGCGCTCGGAGTTCGGCGGCCGCGACGACTACGCGTACGTCCACATGTGGGGCGACGACAACGGTCCGGAGGGGTTCGACGTCGACGACTCCGCGTCGGCGTTCATCCGCGGCGCCGACGGCTCCACGGTGTCGCTGGAGGTCGCGTGGGCGACGAACCGCCCGGCAACGGACGAGTTCGTCGTTCGCGGCACCGAGGCGGGCGCGACGTTCGACCGCGGCAGCGACGACCTCACCATCCACGAGGCTGGCGTCGGCGGGGGCCACCACCTCACGGACGCGACGGTCGAGACGCGCGAGGGCGACGCCCACGCCGCCGAGCAGGCGACCTTCCTCGAAGCGGTCGCCGCGGGCGAGGCGCCCGCGATCAACACCGTCGAGGAGGGGTTACGCGTCCAGCGCGTCATCGACGCCATCTACCGGTCCTCGGAGACCGGCGCGGCGGTCCGGCTGGACTGA
- a CDS encoding DUF418 domain-containing protein: MTSDPGPTPPSERITSLDALRGFALLGILVINIRVFSMPEQTLLNPNVYGDFTGLDYWTWFVGHVFAQSKFITIFSALFGAGVLMFIESKEEKGQDAVRLHLRRTAVLIAIGLLHAYLLWYGDILVTYGLTGIFLLFVRDLDARRLAGLAGVFLLFIPAVELFAAISIGGEALAGQWMPAEAAIRQEVATYRGGWLDQMSHRVDSSFQRQTSGFIGSSFWRVGGVMLLGMALYKRGVLTGERSTAFYRRLVAGGAVGVGIVVAGVAYIEANDWSAGAALYWRQFNYVGSLLVAGGYVGLITLFVRWRGEGVITRALAAVGRTAFTNYLLQTVIATTIFYGHGLGLFGYVSRVEAMGIVVAIWAVQIVLSVLWLRYFRFGPVEWVWRTLTYGEKQPLRLKS; the protein is encoded by the coding sequence GTGACCAGCGATCCCGGCCCCACGCCGCCCTCCGAACGTATCACCAGCCTCGACGCGCTCCGTGGGTTCGCGCTGCTCGGCATCCTCGTCATCAACATCCGCGTCTTCTCGATGCCGGAGCAGACCCTGCTCAACCCGAACGTCTACGGCGACTTCACCGGGCTCGACTACTGGACGTGGTTCGTCGGCCACGTGTTCGCGCAGTCGAAGTTCATCACGATCTTCTCGGCGCTGTTCGGCGCGGGCGTTCTCATGTTCATCGAGAGCAAGGAGGAGAAGGGGCAAGACGCCGTCCGCCTCCACCTCCGGCGGACCGCGGTGCTGATCGCGATCGGCCTCCTCCACGCCTACCTGCTGTGGTACGGGGATATCCTCGTCACGTACGGGCTCACCGGGATCTTCCTGCTGTTCGTCCGCGACCTCGACGCGCGTCGGCTCGCCGGGCTGGCCGGAGTCTTCCTGCTCTTTATCCCCGCGGTCGAGCTGTTCGCGGCGATCTCGATCGGCGGCGAGGCGCTCGCCGGCCAGTGGATGCCCGCGGAGGCCGCGATCCGACAGGAGGTGGCCACCTACCGCGGCGGCTGGCTCGACCAGATGAGCCACCGCGTCGACTCCTCGTTCCAGCGGCAGACGTCCGGCTTCATCGGGTCGAGCTTCTGGCGGGTCGGCGGCGTCATGCTCCTCGGCATGGCGCTGTACAAGCGGGGCGTGCTGACCGGGGAGCGGTCGACCGCGTTCTACCGTCGGCTCGTCGCGGGCGGCGCCGTCGGCGTCGGAATCGTCGTCGCCGGCGTCGCGTACATCGAGGCGAACGACTGGAGCGCGGGCGCCGCGCTGTACTGGCGGCAGTTCAACTACGTCGGGAGCCTCCTCGTCGCCGGCGGCTACGTCGGACTGATCACCCTGTTCGTCCGGTGGCGCGGCGAGGGCGTCATCACCCGCGCGCTCGCCGCGGTCGGCCGGACCGCGTTCACGAACTACCTGCTCCAGACGGTGATCGCGACGACGATCTTCTACGGGCACGGGCTCGGGCTGTTCGGCTACGTCAGCCGGGTCGAAGCGATGGGGATCGTCGTCGCGATCTGGGCGGTCCAGATAGTCCTCTCGGTGCTCTGGCTGCGCTACTTCCGGTTCGGTCCCGTCGAGTGGGTGTGGCGGACGCTCACCTACGGGGAGAAGCAGCCACTGCGGTTGAAGAGCTGA
- a CDS encoding flagella cluster protein encodes MTGFDVHDHRHELKQLRDSGATSLWANREEMACPVCDDAFSRLFVTRQSGTTFPENDGARFCLLCDGDAVYLFRH; translated from the coding sequence ATGACCGGGTTCGACGTCCACGACCACCGCCACGAGCTGAAACAGCTCCGCGATTCGGGCGCGACGAGCCTCTGGGCGAACCGCGAGGAGATGGCGTGTCCGGTGTGCGACGACGCCTTCTCAAGGCTGTTCGTCACCCGACAGAGCGGGACGACGTTCCCCGAGAACGACGGCGCGCGGTTCTGCCTGCTGTGCGACGGCGACGCGGTGTACCTGTTCAGACACTGA